One Patescibacteria group bacterium genomic window, TAAATTGATTAAGAATATGAGTATTTGGAAAACAAGCGTTCGCGGGCATTCAGGGGTTGTGACAGAAGTGAACACAGACGATAATTATTTAATGGTTGATTGGACACCTGTTAAATATTTGACAAACAAAAATTTGAAAAAAGTTTTAGCAGAAAAAAAAGCAGAGGTTTCCGCGCAGGTTGTTTCAGATCAAAATACGGCAACAATTCAAAATACATCATTAAAAAATAGGCTTAAATTATCTAATTTGAAAAACGCGATAAAAAACAGGATTCAAAATTTAAAATCTGTTGAAGCAAAAGTAGGAACATTATACAGAAAAATAGAAAATAAAAAAGTTAAAATTGACAGAATCAGGGCGGAAAACGTAAAAGTAAAAGATCTAATTATTCGCAAGCCAGTAAAAAAAATCAGGGTTGATATTACTTCAGACACTAAAATTGTTGTTGGAACAAATACAGACGCGACAATTTCTGATATTCAAAATGGAGATAAAGTAAGAATTAGGGGAGTTTTGCAATCTAATTTGCCGATATTAATAGCTGAAACAGTTGTTGTTGTTAGTTCTTTGCCTGAGGTTGAAGCGTCATTATCTTCATCGCTTGATGAAAATAATGAATGGGTTGTCACAATGGTTGCTGAAGAAACAGAAGGAGATATTGTCAATTCCACCGTTTCAGCGACAGATCAAGTAATCGATGATGATACAACAGACGGGACAAGCAATTAAACAGATTTGAAAAAAATCTAAACATAAGAACGGCTTAACTAGCCGTTCTTGCGTTTACATATAATTATTTTGAGTTTATTATATGGTTATGGTCAGATAAATAAAATAATATAAATATAATTATGCAACAAAAGATAATTTTAGCATCAAAATCATTTAGAAGAAAGCAATTGTTAAGACAGATGGGTTTAAGCTTTAGAATCAGAGAAAGTAAATATAAAGAAGATATGCAAGCTTTTAATAATCCATACAAATTAGCAAAATTTTTAGCTTTTAAAAAGGCAGAAGAAGTAGCAAAGCATTATAGAAATGCTATTATTATTGGAGCTGATACTTTTATAATTTATAAAAATCAATTTATAGGAAAACCAAAAAATAAACAGGAAGCAAAAAAAATGTTGCAGACATTTTCAGGTAATGAACATAGTGTTATAAGCGGTTTTGCTATTATTGATGTAAAAAATAAAAAGATTATAAATGATTTTGGAGAAGCAAAAGTTAAATTTAGAAATTTGAGCAATAGCGAAATAGATGATTATCTCAACAGTGTTGAATTTTTAGATAAAGCGGGCGGTTATGGATTACAAGATAGGGCGGCTACATTAGTTGAAAGTATAAATGGAGATTTTTATTCTATAATAGGATTACCAATCAGTAAAATT contains:
- a CDS encoding Maf family protein, with protein sequence MQQKIILASKSFRRKQLLRQMGLSFRIRESKYKEDMQAFNNPYKLAKFLAFKKAEEVAKHYRNAIIIGADTFIIYKNQFIGKPKNKQEAKKMLQTFSGNEHSVISGFAIIDVKNKKIINDFGEAKVKFRNLSNSEIDDYLNSVEFLDKAGGYGLQDRAATLVESINGDFYSIIGLPISKIYLALKNMGINALKL